CCAACTGCaaggagaggggcacagggatGGAGACGGGAGCGAGGGAGCCCTCTAGAGACCAGGAAAGGGGGAAAGCCAGGACAGCCGATGGAGACGGGGGCGGAGAGCCCAAGCGCCTGCAGGTGCGCCCCGTTCTCTACCTTCGAGGCCTTAAGAGCAGTCTGGGTGGTGAGCACCAACTCGTGCCCCAAAGCGGGCGAGAGGCGGGAGATGGCTAGGGGGGAAAGGGCATAGGAGGAGGGCTGCGCTCCTTTTAAAAGTCGTCTCCAAGGGCGGaatcctcccttcttcccagccgggctggggaggagggagcttcACCCCACCCAGGCCCGCAGCTCCCGGGCTCAGGCCCGGGGATCGGCACTGCAGACCGCGACCAGCCCGAGAGCAGTGACCCCCGGGGGGTTAGGAGGCAGGTGACTCCAGGTCAGAGACCGGGCTGAGCTGGGCTCGGAGGGACGCGGGGGCGGGAGGGCTGCGCGGGGGCCGGCGCTCCGGTCCGGGCCGCGCGCTAGATCTGCCTCACCCATGAGGATCCTCATCTGCTTCTTCCCGAAGATCCGCGAAAAGAGCGCGGACACGGTGAGGCCCATGGCGgggcccgggggagggggtgcgggcaCGGACGCGGGGTGCGGGCTGGAACCGGCCGGCCGCTGGGGGATGGGgcgcagcagcaggaggaggaggctcAGCCACCGCCTCCGCGCGTCCCGGCCCGCCCTACGTCATCGCGGGCCCGCCCCCGaccgggccccgccccctccccgccccttccccgcccccaggCTCCGGCTCTGGCGAAATTTGAAGCTTGGAGAGTCTCCGCAGCCTCGCGGCGTCCCGCGCCGGCTTTAAAGAGGATTGGGGTCTCGGTCTCTCCCCGTTTCTGGAACGCTGCCAGGTCTGTGGCTGCTTCACCCGCAGCCCAAGCGGGGCCGAGGAGAGTCTACAGTGCTTCACAACGGCCCCCGACCCGTAGCTTAAGTGGCCAGCCCCTGGGTTTTGGTTCGTCGCGGCCAGTCCACCCTGCTCTCAGGTTTAGCTCTTGCGAACTAGCATCACCCACCGTATGCACCGCCGTCCTAGGGGAGCGGAAGCTCTGTGCTCCCGTCTTAGTCTTCTCTTTGACCCCCTCAGCGCCCAGAGAGGGGCTTTGAGCGTTGCAGGTGGTTCAAGGGACCGTAGAATCCCGAGAGGAGTGTGCGGGAGGTGGGAAAAGAAGGTGCCCCAGCGCTAGCTGGCTTTCTTGGTTTCGCAGTCAGCAGAATCTACTCCTGCATACAGGAGAAACAGGCCCTTGCCTGGAAGGGCCCCGGACTAAATGTCCTTCAGCTGACCGAGGCAGCCTTTCTGAAGCCGCTTCACTTTGCCACAGACCTGGGAACCcggatttttttaatgtcctccAATCCAGGAATTGATGAAACGCTTGTCGCCCTCGACAAAAGTGCTTCACAAGTAATTTTCCCACTAAGCAACGAGGGGGAATAGCAAGACAggtatttaaatttcttctacGATAGAGACTGAGTCAGTGCCAGGCACCTAATAAATGCTTAACAAATACAGTACTTGGTTTGGATGATCTAATAGGCAGCTCAGTGGAGCAAAGTCAAGCGATTTGAAACCTACATGCCAGTAGGCTTGTAGGATCAATTGCTTATGGACTGGACATTGTGAGAGGAGCTGAGAATCAGAgaaccttcattcattcactcattcaacaaagatTGAATGCCTACCATGTACCATTGGTCCACGTCTCAATCAAATCTCAGTTCTGCCTTTTACCCCCTTTTTTGGAGGGCTTAGCTTCAATGATCCTCACAACCTGTTATTTTCTACAAAAGGAGAAACAGTATATCTAAATGCTTTGCATAGTGCAGCTGGATTTTATCTGGGCCACAGATATTATTTGAACGACAAGTTATATGAACAGACCTCCAGACTCTTCCCTGTCCTGACCTGAAAAGTCTGTAAGAGAACAGGTTTGGGCACAGGGTATGAGTGAGTCCATGACTTTCCTTGACTCTTCAGCCACAGACTTGCATTCTTAAGAAGGCTTTTTACAAGGTTGAAGAGTGCGTTTAAGAGTCTCAGTATATTAACAGAACTAGTAGTGAGGAAGTCAGGTCAGTTCCACATCTTTAATTAAAAGAGCCAATCCCTGTTGTCCGTTCCTGCTGTCCTTGCTCTGTTTCACTACCATCTCTTCCTCAAGACAGAAATAGCCTCCTTACCAGTCTTCTGTTCCTTGAGCTCCTTGAGCTCTTGCTCATTTAAGTCTGGATGATGCCACCCAAGATTAAAATCTTTTAGTGTCTTCTTAGCGCCCAAGATAAAGTCTAAATGCCTTAATTTGTGTCTCCACCTATTGTGCCTGGCCCATCTGTTGCCAACCTCCTTGACATACCATAAGCTATGGCTATGAGGTGATTCTCAGTGCTTCCGCGGTGAGCCAGGCTCTCTGATGCCCTAGGAGTCCCAGCaatcttttccctctgcccagaatgctTGTTTCCCTCATCTTTAGTTAGATGGATAATTGTTACTTATGCTTCAGATCCCCAGGTATTTTCCCTGAACCTTTTCTGCTTCCCCTAGACAGGCCTCCCTCCTCTTAACTTCTGTAACACTTTGAATATACCCATACATGCTGGTGTGAGAGCAGGACTTGCGTTTTTATCTCTGCTTTCTCACTAGATaggagctccttgagggcagggcctTGTCTCTTCGTCGTGATCACCTGGAACAGGACTTGATATGTTGAGAGGTAGACAGATATAGATAGGAttcctagttgtgtgaccttgagcacgtTATGTAACCCATGTCTCGCGTTTCCACCCACTGAGCAGAATAGCTGCAAGGGGTAAATAACAAAACTCTTGTGACGGTCCTGGAGTACAGCTGGCACGTAAGATGGAGGTCATGACCGTAGGGTGCCTTCCacatatatttgttgaatcaacTCAGCAGAACTCAGGAAGGGTGCTAATAATTATTATACTGTACACCGAACAGGTGACAAAACTGTCCTATCAAGGGTGACAGTTTTTGTAGTCTAAATGGGAGTCTGACTTGTTGATACTGAGCCCCAAGTGTGGGGAAGCGTTGCTCATCCGGGTGTTTGAGAAGGACTCAGTGCGGCGTTGCCCCCCGACCCTCGCTCCTCGTAGCCCGAAGGTAAGCTCGGGCGCCGTCACGAAAACATGAACACTCCGGAGTACTCGACTTTGCTTGCCCTGCGTTCGTAGCCTAGCTGGGTTCAGAACAggccacctcccacccacccgccgaAGTAGCTCCGCCTACCGCGCGCCCGCTGGGGGCGGAGCCTGTTGCGTCGCGCTGTCGTCACTTCCAGGGGACCCGGAAGCGCCGTTCTCCGGCTGCTGTACTTAGAAAGTCGTGATGGGGATACGCTGGATTTAAACCCGTGGCCGACCGTGGGCCGAGGGCCGGCGGGGCCTGCTGTGGCCCGGGTGAGTGCGAAGCAGTTTCTGGGACAGTACAGGCGATTCCTGGCCGTGTGCTTCTCTTGTGGAGGCGTCGCCCCTTTAGGATAGGACTGGCCGCGGCTCTCGGTGCCTAGGACCCGGCAGGCGCTTCTGCAGGCTGCCCCGCGTCCGGCATCCGGTCTCCGACAGCTTGGAGGAGCGCCTTCGGGAACAGTTATCTCCCCGTCGTTCACTGCCCCCGCCAAGGTCTTCGCGACCCTCTTCTGGCCGACGTCGAGCAACCCGTTCTGAACATGGAGAAGTTTGGCATGAATTTCGGGGGCGGACCGAGCAAGAAGGACCTGCTGGAGACCATTGAGACGCAGAAGAAGCAGCTCCTCCAGTACCAGGCACGTCTTAAGGATGTGGTCCGCGCCTATAAAAGCCTCCTGAAAGAGAAGGAGGCTCTAGAGGCCAGCATCAAGGTGCTGTCGGTATCCCACGAGGCAGATGTGGGCCTCACAGGTGTCCAGCCTCCAGGCCTCTCTTTTCCTGACTCTGTGGATGACCGATGTTCCACTCACAGCGAGGATAGCACTGGGACCGCCACCAGCTTGGATACTGCGGCAAGTCTCACCAGCACCAAGGGTGAATTTGGGGTAGAGGATGACAGGCCGGCTCGTGGACCCCCACCTCCAAAGTCCGAAGAAGCCAGCGGGTCGGAGAGTGGCGTTAGTAGTAGCAGTGGGGATGGACcatctgggggtggggaagtggaCAAACGACTGCACCAGCTGAAGACTCAGTTGGCTACTTTGACCAGCTCTTTGGCTACAGTCACCCAGGAGAAGTCTCGCATGGAAGCTTCTTACCTGGCTGACAAGAAGAAGATGAAACAGGACTTAGAGGATACCAGTAAAAAGGCAGAAGAGGAGCGGGGCCGTCTGGAGGGAGAATTGAAGGGGCTGCAGGAGCAGATAGCAGAAACCAAAGCCCGACTTATCACCCAGCAGCATGATCGGGCCCAAGAGCAAAGTGACCATGCCTTGATGCTTCGTGAGCTCCAGAAACTGCTGCAGGAGGAGAGGACCCAGCGCCAGGACTTGGAGCTTCGGCTGGAAGAGACCAGAGAAGCCCTGGCAGGACGGGCTTATGCAGCTGGTCAGATGGAAGGGTTTGAGCTGCAGACCAAGCAGCTGACCCGTGAGGTGGAAGACTTGAAAGGTGAGCTGCAGGCTCTTCGGGATGAGAAGAATCGGCCCGACCCTCGGCTGCGGGAGCTTCAGGAAGAGGCTGCCTGCCTGAAGAGCCATTTCCAGGCTCAGCTGCAGCAGGAAATGAGGAAGGTAATTACTGTCATCTCCTTCAAATGTTAGTCATTTAGCCTAAAGTGGGAAATATCAGGGTTTTGTCTCCTTTGGTAATTAGAACTAAGTGGCTGCCGTGTCCATTGTTGATGCTATTCAGGAGGTTGCACTGTGAGTCCTGGGAAGTCGGTGCGGTGTGCTGTTGACAGTATCCACAGAATGTGCTTCCAACAGGTTGTGGACTTCCTCAGTGTAGGCTGGTTTGGGACGAGACACCTCTGAACTTCTGGCCTTGGCATCTTAGCATCTGTGCTCTGTGGGGCAGCATAGTTTCAGCTATGCAGTGAAAGGAGTGTGTCTGCCTTTAGGCAGATGATTTACACAGGGAATGGTATACGCCTGTAGGTAGGGTGGCtgcggggaggaggaggtggtgcaAAAGGAAGTCTCAGAAGCAACCTCTTATAATTGCTTCTAGTCAGTTAATCTGTTCTGGAAAGGTGTGCTATTTTACAGTGCTCCTTTCAGCGTGGAGAGAGATCCAACTGAGTTTTGAACTTCCAGGAATattgggagaggaaaagaatgtcCTGTGATTTCTTACTGGGATTTGGGGCAACAGATGATAAACAAAGATAACACAGTTCTCTTGTGAGCCTTGTGTATGACAGGAGACAGGAGACACTGGAGCAGAACAACAGTAGATACGCGGAGGTTCTTAATACTGTTTGCTGTGATGTATCTCTGGGAGCAGAACCCCACCAGGTTATAGGAAGGTTCGTTAGTttccaaagcaacaggaaaagCCCCAGTGCCCCTTCTCAAACCAGACCATCTGAGTCCTGTGACCCCTTtgctcccctctcttgctctctcagtTTGCTCTAGGCCTTTGTGGCTTTTCTGGACGCATTTCCATCTGTCCCCTTGCCTTACAGACAGCCCTTGCGGAAGATCAGCTACGCCAGCAATCTCAGGTGGAAGAGCAGAGGGTGGCGGCCCTGGAGAATCAAATCTCTGAGCTGTCCGAGCTGCTGGGCACCTATGAGAAAGCCAAGCAGAAGGACCAGCTGGCTATCCAGAAGCTAAAGGAGCGCATCCTGCAGCTGGACCTGGAGAACAAGACGCTGGCGCTCGCCGCCTCCAGCCGCTCCCCGCTGGACAGCCATGGTGAGGAGTCCAGTCTGGATGTCAACGTCCTGAAGGATAAGATGGAGCAGCTGAAGAGGCTGCTGCAGGTGGCGGCCAGGAAAAGCCAGGTGACCCTGGACGTGGAGAAGCTCTGTGACCTGGAGATAATGGCCGGCTCGGAGGCTGCCGACGGGGAGAAGGCTTCGGCACTCTACTACCAACAGGAGctgaagcagctgaaggaggagTTCGAGAGGTACAAGATGAGGGCCCAGGTGGTCCTCAAGAGCAAGAACACCAAGGACGGCAATCTGGCcaaggagctggaggaggcccaGGAACAGCTCGCCGAGCTGAAGGAGAAGTACATCTCCCTGCGGCTGTCCTGCGAGGAGCTCGAGCGCCAGCACGGGCAGGAGGCCGAGGACTGGAAGCAGGAGCTGGCCCGGCTGCAGCACGCCCACCGCCAGGAGCTGGAGCAGAGCCAGCTGGACTTCAGGGAGCGTGCGCTGCGCCTAGAAGAGGAGCTGCACAAGCAGCGGGACCGGGCCCTGGCTGTGCTGGCCGAGAAGGACTTGGAGCTGGAGCAGCTGCGCTCCGTGGCCTTGTCCTCGGGGTTGCCGGGTCGCAGGAGCCCGGTGGGCGGTGGGGGGCCCGGGGACCCGGCCGACGTGTCGGCCCCGGACAGCCTGACCCAGGCGCTGCAGCTGGCCGCGGCCAACGAGCCCACGTTCTTCTTGTACGCCGAGCAGCTGGCCCGCAAGGAGGTGGAGATCGCGTCGCTACGCAAGCAGAAGCACAGGCTGGAGGGGGAGGTTCGGCAGCTGCAGGACCGGCTGCTGGAGGACGGAGAGCGGCACCGAGAGCAGGTAGCCGCCCTGCAGAGCCACATTGAGAAGAACATCAGGGATCAGAGTAGGGAGGGAGCCAACCTGGAGTACCTCAAAAACATCATCTACCGCTTCCTGACCTTGCCTGACAGCCTGGGCCGCCAGCAGACCCTCACGGCCATCCTGACCATCTTGCATTTCAGTCCCGAAGAGAAGCAAGCCATCACGCGCCTCCCGACCGGTGGTAGCTGGTGGCCTTCTGGCAAGAGATGAATGCCCTTTTCGAGGACTCCCGAAATCTCTGTGCCTCTGGTGTGGGAAGGGACAGACTGGTTTCTGCTGCCCCTTCTcttaacattataattttttcttcactgtgttGAACTGGAAGAGTCTTTAATGTGGGATGGGATTTTCTGCCAAATGCCATGAATGCCACGTTGTCCTTGGGCCCTAGAGATCCCGAAAATGTCCCAGTAATACTCGGATGGTGCATTTGTGAGGGAAGACGGGGGACAGATGAAGACTGGGAGGTGCCAAAGTTGGGGAGGTggtgagaatattttaaaataagactttctGTTTTAGTATTACACTCCTAGCACAGAACCAGGAGTTAATGTGACTCCAAAGGGAGTTCAGTTATTTCTAAATACTCACAAGGACCGGCTGTTTATGCCCCATCTCATAATCTGAGTCTGGTCCACCACTGCCCCAATTTTCTGGGGACATAAATCAGGGCCGGAGAGGAACCAAGAAGTTTGAAATAGTGACCGATTGTCCCCTGTTGTCCACAGATTCTTCCATTCTGGAACAGGGAAACTTACCTAGCTGGGGCTAGGTACGGCCTGGTCAGTCTGGACAAAACATACCTCTAAGTATGTAGTATGTATGTAGAGGGCCCCGAGCACCATGTCAGTCCTAGGGATTTCCTGAGTAACCTGCTTTTGGCCTGGATAGGGTTTCCGTGGGCCTCTTGCATTTGGCCCTGCCTTAACCTTTCTGTCTCAGCTTGGTCTGGGATTGTGAGTAAATGATTTTGCTAGCTTTTCCTCGATGCTAAACTTGCATTAAGAAAAAACCCTGGCTTTCTTACAGCGGAGGATCTGATTGGGAAACTCTGAGCCTGTCTGGTTACAAAGAATTAGCTCAGAGATTTACAACTTCCTCACCTCCCCGCAGCTGTTTCTGCCTTTGTAGGGACTGAGAAGAGGAGGATTTGCTGATTCTAGAAGATTCTGTGACCTTCACAAGAATGTGGTGGAAGTTCAGCCGAGGGGCTGGGGTGCCAGCTGCCCCATGGACAGCATTCTGGCTAAATCTTCATGTCCCTGCAAGCCAGAGTGTTCATGAGTTACTGCCTCCAGGGTATTTTGTCCATGTCTTTATCGGGTCACAGAGTTTCAGTACACAATCCTCATCTTCTCTACATGCATTACTataatttttcctccttcctgggtttttgttttgttttgttttgttttgttttaatgtttggtCTTGCACAAGTAGATTTAATCTGCACATAAGGAAAGGGAGCTTCAGGCCGTCTGGAAAGGAGGCACTCAGAAAAGTTGGGTTCAGACAATATCAGTTCCCCTATTCTGCCCTTTCCTCCATCTGCTCTTGATCTGGTTGTAGAGATCTTTCGACCCTAAAGACCAATGGTTTGTCACTGACTGGACTAATACGTATCTTTTCTGTTATGTCATCACAGCTGTTTTGTGAGGGTTTAGGGTGCAGAAGACTTTGATTAAATATTCTAATTGGGAGGCTGGATGTCCTAGACTGTCTAGGAACAGCAGACTCAATGAAACAGATGCGATGTGTTCAAATGATAACACACCACAGAGTCATTAAATCTGAACAACCTGACTTACGTGCTTTTTTAACAATATGCATGCCTGtgcacacgtgcgcgcacacacacgtatatacacatacacagaatgTGAGTGTAAATAGTGAATAAAAAGGATGGAGATAATATATTAATCCATGAGTTTGAGGGGTAGCTGGGAGGGTCAGTCTGTTAGGTACCTGCCtccgtctcaggtcatgatctcagggttctgggatcgagcccctcatgaggctctgcactcagcagggagtctgcttgtccctctgcctctcctcgtCCCCAtgcttacttgctctctctctcaaataaataaaatcttgaaaaaaaaaaaacccaaaccatgaGCTTGAATCTAGAGAGGAACCTCTCAGTGCTTTAACTACCTCaattacaaaacaaatttttcaACCTCCAATTAGGTGTGTGCGTAAGCAGCTACACTACACTTTCTCCTTGGATTGGTGGGCAGGCTTGAAACTTCCATAATTGCTGCTTGAAACTTTAGAAGTAATCAGGTCTTTTAATGCTCTGTTATGCTTCAAATCCGGGTTTACAGTATTCTGGAAAAGTTTCTCAGGATTTCAGACTGAACTAAAATCATCGTCTCTTAATTGTGGTCGCCTTAAATgtagcacatttttaaaaaagatttttatttatttatttgacagagagagatcacaagtaggcagagaagcaggcagagagagagaggaagggaagcaggcaccctgcagagcagagagcccaatgcagggctcgatcccagaacccttgggatcatgacttgagccgaaggcagcggctttaacccactgag
This genomic stretch from Mustela erminea isolate mMusErm1 chromosome 11, mMusErm1.Pri, whole genome shotgun sequence harbors:
- the GCC1 gene encoding GRIP and coiled-coil domain-containing protein 1 translates to MEKFGMNFGGGPSKKDLLETIETQKKQLLQYQARLKDVVRAYKSLLKEKEALEASIKVLSVSHEADVGLTGVQPPGLSFPDSVDDRCSTHSEDSTGTATSLDTAASLTSTKGEFGVEDDRPARGPPPPKSEEASGSESGVSSSSGDGPSGGGEVDKRLHQLKTQLATLTSSLATVTQEKSRMEASYLADKKKMKQDLEDTSKKAEEERGRLEGELKGLQEQIAETKARLITQQHDRAQEQSDHALMLRELQKLLQEERTQRQDLELRLEETREALAGRAYAAGQMEGFELQTKQLTREVEDLKGELQALRDEKNRPDPRLRELQEEAACLKSHFQAQLQQEMRKTALAEDQLRQQSQVEEQRVAALENQISELSELLGTYEKAKQKDQLAIQKLKERILQLDLENKTLALAASSRSPLDSHGEESSLDVNVLKDKMEQLKRLLQVAARKSQVTLDVEKLCDLEIMAGSEAADGEKASALYYQQELKQLKEEFERYKMRAQVVLKSKNTKDGNLAKELEEAQEQLAELKEKYISLRLSCEELERQHGQEAEDWKQELARLQHAHRQELEQSQLDFRERALRLEEELHKQRDRALAVLAEKDLELEQLRSVALSSGLPGRRSPVGGGGPGDPADVSAPDSLTQALQLAAANEPTFFLYAEQLARKEVEIASLRKQKHRLEGEVRQLQDRLLEDGERHREQVAALQSHIEKNIRDQSREGANLEYLKNIIYRFLTLPDSLGRQQTLTAILTILHFSPEEKQAITRLPTGGSWWPSGKR